The region GCGAATTTATTCATATAAGCCTCTCGCTAAGGATCCGGTGTTACTGATATAGCCAATTGCACCCGGCGTTTGCAAAATCAATTGTTTCATTTCAGCTTCAGATCTTAATATTTCAGGCCTTTCACCTGTACCGGAAAAAACTAAACGATCCCAGCGTTTTTGTAGCATATAAGGCATCATATCTAATTGCTGGACACAAAATTCTTTATGTAAATCTGAACTTGGAGTGAGGATAAAGACATGAATTTTATTACCGTCTGGCCAGTAGGTTTTCTGCATAGAAAAAATCAACCGTAATTCTTGTAGAGAAAGACGGTGATCAACAGCTGAATCATTGACGATCACTTGAGCTGCGATTGAATGTGCACAAAAAAGATAAAATAATAACATCCATGTAGCCAAAAAATGCATCTAAAAGGTCCCCTACCATCAACCATATTTTCCATGACACTTTAATGGCCCAATTGACTACTGCATAAAGTTAAACTGATCCAAAACATCACCCAAGTACAGCTTAGGTAAGTAAATGCTATGTCGCCTACATATTTACATCTTTTTCACTGATTTAGTCTGAAACCACAGGATAAAATACATATGATGGACACCATATTCTGTCGAATTAAAGCCACAAAAAACACAAATCAATTACTGTATGACCACTTTTTTACGCTATAATTGCGGTCAAATTTTTTTAATGTGATTGTCAGTGTTAACGAATCCATCGCAACTTATTCTTAAAAATAGTGACTTTTTTTCTCATAAAAATGTGTTAATACTCAACTATGAGGCCGATTTATTACCTAAACGCCTGCTAGACAGTGCTAAGAGTGTTACCGCGTTATCACTTGATTATCATCATCACTTAGTCATGAGTCGTCAGCCTACAGAGAATTTAACTCTACATTTTGGCCATCGACTCCCCACGATTGATGAAAAATTTGATAGCATTATTATCTATTATCCAAAAGCCAAAGCTCTCGCTGCTTATCTCATCAATCTTGCTGGAACACATTTATGTCCAAAGGGTGAGCTGGTTGTCGTTGGCGAAAATAAAGGCGGTGTCAAATCGATTGTGAAACAGATCCCTGAGTATTTTGATCCCCCTTTCAAACAAGCTAATGCGAGACATTGCTTACTCTTCACGAGTCAACTTATCAAACAAGCACCGGCGATTAATCTCTCCGATTGGGTCAGTAAGTATCAACTCGATACCCCACAAGGTGAAATCACTATCTGTAATTTGGTTGGGGTGTTCAGTGAAAAACGTCTAGATGAAGGCACTAAATTGTTACTTTCACACTTACCAAGGTTATCAGGAAGAGTGGTAGATTTTGGTTGTGGAGCAGGGATAATAGCGGCTGCATTGCTTAAGGCTCAACCAGAGCTAAAAGTTGAATGCGTCGATATCAATGCGATGGCCTTAAAATCTTGTGAATTAACACTAGCAGCGAATCATTTTATCGCTAAAACCTATGCTTCCGACGGGTTATCTCA is a window of Shewanella sp. VB17 DNA encoding:
- a CDS encoding methyltransferase; translation: MLTNPSQLILKNSDFFSHKNVLILNYEADLLPKRLLDSAKSVTALSLDYHHHLVMSRQPTENLTLHFGHRLPTIDEKFDSIIIYYPKAKALAAYLINLAGTHLCPKGELVVVGENKGGVKSIVKQIPEYFDPPFKQANARHCLLFTSQLIKQAPAINLSDWVSKYQLDTPQGEITICNLVGVFSEKRLDEGTKLLLSHLPRLSGRVVDFGCGAGIIAAALLKAQPELKVECVDINAMALKSCELTLAANHFIAKTYASDGLSQTQGRFDGIISNPPFHDGLQSTTEIAKKFVQDSVQKLAKGGCWHIVANRHLPYSDTIVEFFGSVNVQAENNKYKIYSHKTHS